One stretch of Pigmentiphaga aceris DNA includes these proteins:
- a CDS encoding LapA family protein, translated as MRYFIWILRLAVFVVVLLFALKNTDRVTVRFFVDTLTTDIPLIVVMLACFVAGTLFGLLLTVPASLRRRRELAALRRDLERARAEAVVVPAAATTAPPSSDVVLPMHPL; from the coding sequence ATGCGTTACTTCATCTGGATTCTTCGCCTGGCCGTTTTTGTGGTCGTGTTGCTGTTCGCACTCAAGAACACCGACCGCGTCACGGTCCGCTTTTTCGTCGACACCCTGACCACCGACATCCCGCTGATCGTGGTGATGCTGGCCTGCTTTGTGGCAGGAACCTTGTTCGGGCTGCTGCTGACGGTTCCGGCTTCGCTGCGTCGTCGTCGCGAACTGGCTGCGCTGCGCCGCGACCTGGAGCGCGCGCGCGCCGAGGCCGTTGTGGTGCCTGCTGCGGCCACCACAGCACCGCCGTCGTCCGACGTCGTGTTGCCCATGCATCCCTTGTAA
- the lapB gene encoding lipopolysaccharide assembly protein LapB, whose translation MDFEPWLLIVIPLLFGLGWIAARVDIRQMLSETRNLPDSYFRGLNFLLNEKPDQAIDAFIEVAKLNPETIELHFALGSLFRRRGEIERAIRVHQNLLQRTDLPSLQREQALHELAQDYLRAGLLDRAEAAFEQLKATRFAPEALRALIRVHETERDWPQAILAAQALQGLVDEPVPQAVHFHCEQAAAAMIATPPELDAAHAALDAASHASRQRNAAPDAPTVPHVRVSIMRAELAMLENNPVACRVHLEAVLAHAPEYAGLVAAKLLDNHRVDGTEADGIAMLEAHYARYPSLDVFNAIFQARRTVYGIADAWVFARAAMQRNPSLLGLDRLLEAQLAAPARADGVPAPHAVAVVDDVALMRSLIHKHTQRMDRYICRSCGFKARRFHWQCPGCNAWETYAPKRLEELDV comes from the coding sequence GTGGATTTCGAACCTTGGTTGTTGATTGTCATCCCGCTGCTCTTCGGGCTGGGATGGATTGCTGCACGCGTGGACATCCGGCAGATGCTGTCGGAAACCCGCAATCTTCCCGACTCCTATTTCCGGGGCCTGAACTTCCTGCTGAACGAGAAGCCGGACCAGGCAATCGATGCGTTCATCGAGGTTGCCAAGCTCAACCCGGAAACCATCGAACTGCACTTCGCGCTGGGCAGCCTGTTCCGACGGCGTGGTGAGATCGAGCGCGCGATTCGCGTGCACCAGAATCTGCTGCAACGAACCGATCTGCCGTCCTTGCAACGTGAGCAGGCTTTGCATGAACTGGCGCAGGACTATTTGCGCGCAGGCTTGCTGGACCGTGCCGAAGCCGCTTTCGAGCAATTGAAGGCCACCCGCTTTGCGCCCGAAGCCTTGCGCGCGCTGATTCGTGTGCACGAAACCGAACGCGACTGGCCGCAGGCCATTCTGGCTGCGCAGGCGCTGCAAGGCCTGGTAGACGAGCCTGTGCCGCAAGCCGTGCATTTCCATTGCGAGCAGGCCGCGGCAGCGATGATCGCCACGCCGCCGGAACTGGACGCCGCCCATGCTGCGCTGGATGCCGCCAGCCATGCATCGCGCCAGCGCAATGCCGCACCGGATGCGCCCACGGTGCCGCACGTTCGGGTGTCGATCATGCGTGCAGAGCTGGCCATGCTGGAAAACAATCCGGTGGCATGCCGGGTTCATCTGGAAGCGGTGCTGGCACATGCGCCGGAATACGCGGGCCTAGTGGCTGCCAAATTGTTGGACAACCACCGTGTCGATGGCACGGAAGCCGACGGCATCGCCATGCTGGAAGCGCATTACGCGCGCTATCCGTCGCTCGATGTGTTCAACGCAATCTTCCAGGCACGGCGCACCGTCTACGGCATTGCCGACGCCTGGGTATTTGCGCGCGCCGCCATGCAGCGCAATCCGTCGCTGCTGGGCCTGGACCGTTTGCTGGAAGCGCAGCTTGCTGCACCTGCCCGCGCAGACGGGGTACCCGCACCCCATGCTGTGGCCGTCGTCGACGACGTGGCATTGATGCGCAGCCTGATCCACAAGCACACGCAGCGCATGGACCGCTATATCTGCCGTTCATGCGGCTTCAAGGCCCGTCGTTTCCACTGGCAATGCCCGGGCTGCAATGCCTGGGAAACCTACGCACCCAAACGCTTGGAAGAGTTGGATGTCTGA
- the rfaE1 gene encoding D-glycero-beta-D-manno-heptose-7-phosphate kinase, giving the protein MSAFPSAEARAAARVLVVGDLMLDRYWFGEVERISPEAPVPVVRVSVSEDRLGGAANVARNVAALGGQVTLVGIVGRDEVAQTLSTLSAEAGIKTRFVNDETVPTTMKMRVLGRQQQLLRVDFEKTPTEAAQAEIAAQVIEALPHHEVLVLSDYAKGVLGQVEPIIARARALGCIVLVDPKGDDYGRYRGASLVTPNRAEMREAVGAWRDEDDLSARAQRLREALGLQALLVTRSEQGMTLYTAEGRDHVEAQAREVFDVSGAGDTVIATLALMQAVGLDLHAAMRWANLAGAVVVGKLGTSTVTPAELGG; this is encoded by the coding sequence ATGTCGGCGTTTCCCAGTGCCGAGGCGCGTGCCGCTGCCCGGGTATTGGTGGTTGGCGACCTGATGCTCGACCGCTACTGGTTTGGTGAAGTGGAGCGGATCTCGCCCGAGGCACCGGTGCCGGTGGTGCGGGTGTCGGTCAGCGAAGATCGCTTGGGCGGTGCCGCCAACGTGGCGCGCAACGTCGCGGCCCTGGGTGGCCAGGTCACCTTGGTTGGCATCGTTGGCCGTGATGAGGTCGCACAGACCTTGTCGACGCTGTCTGCGGAAGCCGGCATCAAGACGCGCTTTGTCAACGACGAGACCGTGCCCACCACCATGAAGATGCGGGTGTTGGGCCGGCAACAGCAGTTGTTGCGTGTCGATTTCGAAAAGACGCCAACCGAAGCCGCCCAGGCTGAAATCGCTGCCCAGGTAATCGAAGCACTGCCGCACCATGAAGTGCTGGTGCTTTCAGACTACGCCAAGGGTGTGCTCGGGCAGGTCGAGCCGATCATTGCGCGCGCCCGTGCGCTGGGCTGCATCGTGTTGGTCGATCCGAAGGGCGACGACTACGGTCGGTATCGCGGTGCGTCGCTGGTTACGCCGAACCGGGCCGAGATGCGCGAAGCAGTAGGTGCCTGGCGTGATGAAGATGATCTGAGCGCACGTGCGCAACGTCTGCGCGAAGCGCTCGGCCTGCAAGCCTTGCTGGTTACCCGTTCCGAACAAGGCATGACGCTGTACACCGCTGAAGGCCGCGACCACGTCGAAGCCCAGGCGCGCGAAGTGTTCGACGTGTCGGGCGCGGGCGATACTGTGATTGCGACCCTGGCACTGATGCAAGCGGTCGGGCTGGACCTGCATGCCGCCATGCGCTGGGCCAACCTGGCTGGCGCGGTGGTGGTCGGCAAGCTCGGTACCTCTACGGTAACCCCGGCAGAACTCGGCGGCTGA
- the rfaD gene encoding ADP-glyceromanno-heptose 6-epimerase produces the protein MIIVTGAAGFIGSNLVRGLNARGIRDIIAVDDLLQGDKFVNLVDADIADYLHKDEFRARVANGSLPPIRAVLHQGACSDTTERDGHYMMDNNYRVTLELFEYCQAHRVPFLYASSAAVYGAGPVYVEDPANERPLNVYGYSKFLFDQILRRRMSSLRSQVVGLRYFNVYGPREQHKGRMASVAFHNMNQFLSEGHVRLFGGWDGYEDGGQRRDFISVEDVVAVNLHFLDHPEQSGIFNCGTGRAQPFNDLAAAVVNTLREEKGEAPLSLAALVEQGLLRYVPFPDDLKGRYQSFTQADTTQLRNAGFTAPMRDVQTGVAEYIRTLRAGR, from the coding sequence ATGATTATCGTCACCGGCGCTGCCGGCTTCATCGGCAGCAACCTCGTTCGTGGCCTGAATGCCCGCGGCATTCGCGACATCATCGCGGTTGACGATCTGCTGCAAGGCGACAAATTCGTCAATCTGGTCGACGCAGACATTGCCGACTACCTGCACAAGGACGAGTTCCGTGCACGGGTCGCCAACGGGTCGCTGCCGCCCATTCGTGCCGTGTTGCACCAGGGCGCGTGTTCAGACACCACCGAGCGCGACGGTCACTACATGATGGACAACAACTACCGCGTCACGCTGGAGTTGTTCGAATACTGCCAGGCGCACCGCGTGCCGTTCCTGTATGCCTCGTCGGCAGCGGTGTACGGCGCAGGTCCGGTCTATGTCGAAGATCCGGCCAACGAGCGCCCGTTGAACGTCTACGGCTACTCGAAGTTCCTGTTCGATCAGATCTTGCGCCGTCGCATGAGTTCACTGCGCTCGCAGGTGGTCGGCCTGCGTTACTTCAACGTCTACGGTCCGCGTGAACAGCACAAGGGCCGCATGGCCTCGGTGGCCTTCCACAACATGAACCAGTTCCTGAGCGAAGGCCATGTGCGCCTGTTCGGCGGCTGGGACGGTTATGAAGATGGCGGGCAGCGTCGCGACTTCATTTCCGTTGAAGACGTGGTCGCCGTGAACCTGCACTTCCTGGACCATCCCGAACAATCGGGCATCTTCAACTGCGGTACCGGTCGCGCACAGCCTTTCAACGATTTGGCCGCTGCTGTGGTCAACACCTTGCGTGAAGAGAAGGGTGAAGCACCGCTGTCCTTGGCAGCCTTGGTCGAGCAAGGTCTGCTGCGTTATGTGCCGTTCCCGGACGACTTGAAGGGGCGTTATCAGAGCTTCACCCAAGCCGACACCACGCAACTGCGCAACGCCGGTTTCACGGCTCCGATGCGTGATGTGCAGACGGGTGTGGCCGAGTACATCCGCACGTTGCGGGCAGGGCGCTGA
- a CDS encoding ComEA family DNA-binding protein: protein MNPFLHEPVASPVADAATDLIPNRNTDSAVGTLGGLPAVSKVSPSFISPSFGLGTLARLAGQFALAAGLVFGAASPALAVDVNTATLSDLETVRGIGPKTAESILQERQKGGAFKSFDDFSGRVRGIGTKRAEKLREAGLTVGTSTTAAASPSQTAAANPRNTPRAPGVKPN from the coding sequence ATGAACCCATTCCTGCACGAACCCGTAGCCAGTCCCGTTGCTGACGCGGCTACTGATCTGATCCCCAATCGCAATACCGATTCCGCTGTCGGCACCCTTGGTGGCTTGCCTGCTGTGTCCAAGGTTTCTCCATCATTCATTTCTCCTTCATTCGGCTTGGGCACACTTGCCCGTCTGGCGGGGCAGTTCGCGCTGGCGGCCGGTTTGGTGTTCGGTGCGGCAAGCCCGGCGCTTGCGGTGGATGTGAACACCGCCACCTTGTCCGACCTGGAAACCGTGCGCGGCATCGGTCCGAAAACCGCAGAATCGATCTTGCAGGAGCGTCAGAAAGGCGGCGCGTTCAAGTCGTTCGATGACTTTTCCGGGCGGGTGCGAGGCATCGGCACCAAGCGTGCCGAGAAGCTGCGCGAAGCCGGCCTGACCGTAGGCACCAGCACCACGGCGGCTGCGTCTCCTTCACAGACCGCCGCAGCCAATCCGCGCAATACGCCCAGAGCGCCTGGGGTTAAGCCAAACTGA
- the cysM gene encoding cysteine synthase CysM → MKTYTTIEDTIGNTPLVRLQRIPGADCDARGNVILGKLEGNNPAGSVKDRAARSMIRRAEARGEIKPGDTLIEATSGNTGIALAMVAATRGYKMILIMPDNLSVERRVSMTAYGAELILTPASQGGMEYARDLALQMQADGKGKVLDQFANADNPQAHIETTGPEIWRDTDGGITHFVSAMGTTGTIIGMSTYLKAQNPDIQIIGAQPTEGSQIPGIRKWPEAYLPSIYQADKVDRIESVTQADAEDMARRLAAEEGIFAGISAAGALVVALRIAQEVRNATIVFVVCDRGDRYLSTGVFK, encoded by the coding sequence ATGAAAACCTACACCACCATCGAAGACACGATCGGCAATACGCCCCTGGTCCGCCTCCAGCGCATTCCCGGTGCGGACTGCGATGCGCGTGGCAACGTCATCCTCGGCAAGCTCGAAGGCAATAATCCGGCGGGCTCGGTCAAGGATCGTGCCGCGCGGTCGATGATCCGCCGCGCCGAAGCGCGCGGCGAGATCAAGCCCGGCGACACGCTGATCGAAGCCACCAGCGGCAATACCGGTATTGCGCTGGCCATGGTCGCCGCCACGCGCGGCTACAAGATGATCCTGATCATGCCCGACAACCTGTCGGTCGAACGTCGGGTATCGATGACGGCCTACGGTGCCGAATTGATCCTGACACCGGCGTCGCAAGGCGGCATGGAATACGCCCGTGACCTGGCCTTGCAGATGCAGGCCGACGGCAAGGGCAAGGTGCTGGACCAGTTCGCCAACGCGGACAACCCGCAGGCGCACATCGAGACGACCGGCCCGGAAATCTGGCGTGACACCGATGGTGGCATTACCCACTTCGTCAGCGCCATGGGTACTACCGGCACCATCATCGGCATGTCGACCTATCTGAAAGCCCAGAACCCCGACATCCAGATCATCGGCGCGCAGCCCACCGAAGGCTCGCAGATTCCCGGCATCCGCAAGTGGCCGGAAGCCTATCTGCCCAGCATCTATCAGGCAGACAAGGTGGATCGCATCGAATCGGTGACGCAGGCAGACGCCGAAGACATGGCGCGTCGTCTGGCAGCCGAGGAAGGCATCTTCGCGGGTATCTCGGCGGCGGGTGCGCTGGTCGTGGCACTGCGCATAGCGCAGGAAGTGCGCAACGCCACCATCGTGTTCGTGGTCTGCGATCGCGGTGATCGTTACCTGTCTACGGGTGTGTTCAAGTAA
- the mltB gene encoding lytic murein transglycosylase B translates to MRVSMVCMAVAASLASAGMANAQTPSTTQPAQPAPAKPQKPATTPAPRPAAKPAAPSQAAKPAASPARAATPPAPKPDPVTYATRPAGMAFTDKVVAQGLDRQYVQSALASARYVSVAARAIMPPASPSVRSWTRYRARFVEQQRIQAGLAFWDQNREVLARAQARYGVPASVIVSIIGVETFYGRVMGDFRILDALATLGFDFPSDAPRDRSEFFQEQLAEYLLFCKERGLDPRTLRGSFAGAIGLPQFMPGSIRRFAVAADGGTPDLVNHRDDAVMSVANFLVEHGWQRDQPVFSPRGLPTDPAPLVDGGLAPTLDWSTLQQAGAVLPQEAGGAWSALKVGIIDLIDGDTGNAEYRLALPNFFVITQYNRSYFYAASVADLAQALEAGQGSYVPPAPAAVRAAMPAARPAPTQGPAPYTSQRTRTVDPSLTSPEAMPDTVPAGQQP, encoded by the coding sequence ATGCGTGTCAGTATGGTCTGCATGGCCGTTGCCGCCAGCCTGGCGTCTGCCGGCATGGCGAACGCTCAGACGCCATCCACGACGCAGCCTGCACAACCGGCACCTGCCAAGCCCCAGAAGCCCGCGACGACGCCTGCGCCGCGACCAGCAGCCAAGCCTGCTGCACCGTCCCAGGCAGCCAAGCCCGCTGCCAGTCCCGCCCGCGCTGCCACGCCGCCTGCCCCCAAGCCCGATCCGGTGACCTACGCTACCCGCCCCGCAGGCATGGCCTTTACCGACAAGGTGGTGGCTCAAGGGCTGGACCGGCAGTACGTGCAATCGGCATTGGCCAGCGCCCGTTATGTGTCGGTGGCCGCCCGCGCCATCATGCCGCCTGCCTCGCCTTCCGTGCGCAGCTGGACGCGCTATCGCGCCCGCTTTGTCGAGCAGCAACGCATTCAGGCTGGCCTGGCGTTCTGGGACCAGAACCGCGAGGTACTGGCCCGAGCACAGGCGCGATATGGCGTGCCGGCCTCGGTGATCGTGTCGATCATTGGCGTGGAAACGTTCTACGGCCGCGTGATGGGTGACTTCCGCATTCTGGATGCGCTGGCCACCCTGGGCTTCGATTTCCCCAGCGATGCGCCGCGTGACCGCAGCGAGTTCTTCCAGGAACAACTGGCGGAATACCTGCTGTTCTGCAAGGAACGTGGCCTGGACCCGCGCACGCTGCGTGGCTCGTTTGCTGGCGCGATCGGCCTGCCTCAGTTCATGCCTGGCAGCATTCGCCGCTTCGCGGTTGCCGCCGATGGCGGCACGCCAGACTTGGTGAACCACCGCGACGATGCGGTGATGTCGGTGGCGAACTTCCTGGTCGAGCATGGCTGGCAGCGCGACCAGCCGGTGTTCTCGCCGCGTGGATTGCCGACCGATCCTGCGCCGCTGGTCGATGGGGGCCTGGCACCCACGCTGGACTGGAGCACGCTGCAACAGGCCGGTGCCGTCTTGCCGCAAGAGGCAGGCGGCGCGTGGTCGGCGCTAAAAGTCGGCATCATCGACCTGATCGATGGGGACACGGGCAACGCCGAATACCGCCTGGCGCTGCCGAATTTCTTCGTGATCACGCAGTACAACCGCAGCTATTTCTATGCAGCCTCAGTAGCCGATCTGGCACAGGCGCTCGAAGCGGGCCAGGGCAGTTATGTGCCCCCTGCCCCCGCCGCAGTGCGTGCAGCCATGCCGGCGGCAAGGCCCGCGCCCACGCAAGGGCCCGCGCCTTACACCAGTCAGCGCACCCGCACGGTCGATCCCAGCCTGACCTCGCCGGAAGCCATGCCGGATACGGTGCCTGCGGGACAGCAGCCGTAA
- a CDS encoding histone deacetylase family protein, whose amino-acid sequence MTTLYITHPACRLHEMGSWHPESPQRLDAISDQLLASGIMPHLDTRDDVPRVTREAALRVHTAAYLDELAGRIPREGYASIDPDTMVNPHSLEAAERAAGAVVAAVDAVMTGDAENAFCAVRPPGHHACPDKAMGFCLLGNVAIAARHAIAQYGLTRVAIIDFDVHHGNGTEAALAGDPHVLMCSFYQHPFFPFREIEHPADNMDNTPFAAYTDGAAVRQLVAQDWVPRLDAFKPELILISAGFDAHREDDLGQMKLVESDYAWMTEQIVAVAARHAQGRVVSCLEGGYNLSALGRSVTAHLRALAGL is encoded by the coding sequence ATGACCACCCTTTACATCACACATCCAGCGTGCCGATTGCATGAGATGGGGAGCTGGCACCCCGAATCACCTCAACGGCTGGATGCCATTTCCGATCAGTTGCTGGCGTCGGGCATCATGCCCCACCTGGATACACGCGATGACGTGCCACGGGTTACCCGTGAAGCGGCGCTGCGCGTGCATACGGCGGCCTACCTCGACGAGCTCGCGGGCAGAATACCACGCGAGGGATACGCCTCCATCGACCCCGACACCATGGTCAATCCGCATAGCCTGGAGGCTGCCGAGCGCGCCGCCGGTGCGGTGGTCGCGGCTGTCGATGCGGTCATGACGGGCGACGCCGAGAACGCGTTCTGCGCGGTACGTCCGCCCGGTCATCATGCCTGCCCGGACAAGGCCATGGGCTTTTGTCTGCTGGGCAATGTGGCGATCGCCGCGCGGCACGCCATCGCCCAATACGGGCTGACGCGTGTCGCCATCATCGACTTCGACGTGCACCACGGCAACGGCACGGAAGCCGCGCTGGCAGGGGACCCGCACGTGTTGATGTGCAGCTTCTACCAGCACCCGTTCTTCCCGTTCCGCGAGATCGAGCATCCCGCCGACAACATGGACAACACGCCATTCGCGGCCTACACCGATGGCGCGGCGGTGCGCCAACTGGTCGCGCAGGACTGGGTGCCACGGCTGGACGCGTTCAAACCCGAGCTGATCCTGATCTCGGCGGGTTTCGATGCCCACCGCGAAGACGATCTCGGCCAGATGAAACTGGTCGAGTCCGACTATGCCTGGATGACCGAACAGATCGTTGCGGTCGCGGCCCGGCATGCCCAGGGCCGGGTTGTCAGTTGTCTGGAAGGGGGCTACAACCTGTCGGCGCTGGGTCGCAGCGTGACCGCCCATCTACGTGCATTGGCGGGGCTTTGA
- a CDS encoding electron transfer flavoprotein subunit beta/FixA family protein — MKVLVPVKRVVDYNVKVRVKSDQTGVDIANVKMSMNPFDEIAVEEATRLKEKGVVTEVVAVSCGVTQCQETLRTAMAIGADRAILVESAVELQPLAVAKLLKALADKEQPSLIVLGKQAIDDDANQTGQALAALLGWPQATFASKVEIADGVATVTREVDGGLETVALTLPAVVTTDLRLNEPRYVTLPNIMKAKKKPLETVKPEDLGVDVAPRLKTLKVTEPPARQAGIKVADVAALVDKLKNEAKVV, encoded by the coding sequence ATGAAAGTGTTGGTGCCCGTCAAGCGTGTAGTTGACTACAACGTCAAGGTTCGCGTGAAGTCGGATCAAACAGGTGTGGACATCGCCAACGTCAAGATGTCGATGAACCCGTTTGACGAAATCGCTGTGGAAGAGGCGACTCGTCTGAAAGAAAAGGGCGTGGTCACGGAAGTCGTCGCCGTGTCTTGCGGCGTGACCCAGTGCCAGGAAACCCTGCGCACGGCCATGGCCATCGGTGCCGACCGCGCCATCCTGGTCGAGAGCGCCGTTGAACTGCAACCGCTGGCTGTGGCCAAGCTGTTGAAGGCGCTGGCCGACAAGGAACAACCGAGCCTCATCGTCCTGGGCAAGCAAGCCATTGACGACGACGCCAACCAGACCGGCCAGGCACTGGCTGCGCTGCTGGGCTGGCCGCAAGCCACCTTCGCCAGCAAGGTCGAGATCGCCGACGGTGTTGCCACCGTCACCCGCGAAGTCGACGGCGGCCTGGAAACCGTGGCTCTGACGCTGCCGGCCGTGGTCACCACCGACCTGCGCCTGAACGAGCCGCGTTACGTCACGCTGCCGAACATCATGAAGGCCAAGAAAAAGCCTTTGGAAACCGTCAAGCCGGAAGACCTCGGCGTGGATGTCGCCCCGCGACTGAAGACGCTGAAAGTGACCGAGCCGCCGGCACGCCAGGCAGGTATCAAGGTTGCCGACGTCGCCGCCCTGGTCGACAAGCTCAAGAACGAAGCGAAGGTGGTGTAA
- a CDS encoding electron transfer flavoprotein subunit alpha/FixB family protein has translation MSILVIAEHDNASIKPATLNTVAAAAKIGGDIHVLVVGAGANAAAQAAAQIAGVSKVLLADAAQLGDGLAENVAEQVLKQAAGYSHIVFPATAAGKNVAPRVAAKLDVAQISEIISVESADTFQRPIYAGNAIATVQSSDAVKVITVRATAFDAVAATGGSAAVENVDAVGDSGKSRFVGREVATSDRPELTAAKAVVSGGRGLGSAENFKILDPLADKLGAAVGASRAAVDAGYAPNDWQVGQTGKIVAPQLYVAVGISGAIQHLAGMKDSKVIVAINKDAEAPIFGVADYGLVGDLFQEVPALVNAL, from the coding sequence ATGAGCATTCTCGTCATCGCAGAACACGACAACGCGTCGATCAAGCCTGCCACGCTGAACACCGTGGCTGCCGCTGCCAAGATTGGCGGCGACATCCACGTGCTGGTGGTCGGTGCCGGCGCAAACGCTGCTGCCCAGGCTGCTGCACAGATCGCTGGCGTGTCCAAGGTCTTGCTGGCCGACGCTGCCCAATTGGGCGACGGCCTGGCCGAGAACGTGGCCGAGCAAGTCCTGAAGCAAGCCGCGGGTTACAGCCACATCGTCTTCCCGGCGACCGCTGCAGGCAAGAACGTGGCCCCGCGCGTGGCCGCCAAACTGGATGTGGCGCAGATCTCGGAAATCATTTCCGTTGAATCGGCAGACACCTTCCAGCGCCCGATCTACGCCGGTAACGCCATTGCCACCGTGCAATCGTCCGATGCCGTCAAGGTCATCACGGTTCGTGCCACCGCCTTCGACGCCGTCGCTGCCACCGGTGGCTCGGCTGCCGTTGAAAACGTCGACGCCGTGGGCGATTCGGGCAAGTCCCGTTTCGTCGGCCGCGAAGTCGCCACCAGCGATCGTCCTGAACTCACCGCCGCCAAGGCTGTGGTGTCGGGTGGCCGTGGTCTGGGCAGCGCCGAGAACTTCAAGATTCTCGACCCGCTGGCCGACAAGCTGGGTGCAGCCGTGGGCGCATCGCGCGCTGCGGTCGACGCAGGCTACGCACCGAACGACTGGCAAGTGGGCCAGACCGGCAAGATCGTCGCCCCGCAGTTGTACGTGGCGGTCGGTATCTCGGGTGCCATCCAGCACTTGGCCGGCATGAAAGACTCCAAGGTGATCGTTGCGATCAACAAGGATGCCGAGGCACCGATCTTCGGTGTGGCCGACTACGGTCTGGTCGGCGATCTGTTCCAGGAAGTACCGGCACTGGTCAACGCGCTTTGA